A genomic window from bacterium includes:
- a CDS encoding phosphatidate cytidylyltransferase, whose protein sequence is MSRNLLSRIAVAAVAIPVILWICFQGGIWLFGMIALFAAVATFEFLHGEGISPKRFFFWFTYLAVASCFFVAYKAVPFDEPTNFIMVRFSWIIYLIAGGAVVVPFLLVTGMILAMGKDSPSELFRRHTRLVWGVAYIGMLYPIVYLIGNDYLIADMIKPSVNGDMLMLLFGILWVGDTSAMGIGKWLGKHKLAPAVSPNKTVEGLIGGFAGAIVISLIVYYWKFPHLPIHHFLIIPVLCSLFGQLGDLVESMWKRSLGLKDSSAIIPGHGGVLDRFDSLLFAAPVLYYYSHLFLK, encoded by the coding sequence ATGAGCCGCAATCTGCTTAGCCGCATCGCGGTTGCCGCGGTTGCCATTCCGGTCATTCTCTGGATCTGTTTTCAGGGGGGGATCTGGCTTTTCGGCATGATTGCGTTGTTCGCCGCTGTCGCTACCTTTGAGTTTTTGCATGGCGAGGGCATCAGCCCAAAGCGATTCTTCTTCTGGTTCACGTATCTCGCGGTTGCCTCCTGCTTTTTTGTCGCGTATAAGGCGGTTCCGTTTGATGAGCCGACCAACTTCATCATGGTGCGTTTCTCTTGGATCATCTACCTGATCGCCGGGGGAGCGGTAGTGGTACCGTTTCTGCTGGTGACCGGTATGATCCTGGCTATGGGGAAAGATTCCCCCTCCGAGCTTTTCCGCCGTCACACGCGACTGGTCTGGGGAGTCGCCTATATCGGTATGCTATACCCGATCGTCTATTTGATCGGCAACGACTACCTGATCGCCGACATGATCAAACCATCAGTTAATGGCGATATGCTGATGCTATTGTTCGGCATTCTCTGGGTGGGGGATACCTCCGCCATGGGGATAGGGAAGTGGCTCGGCAAACACAAGCTTGCCCCAGCGGTCTCGCCCAATAAAACGGTCGAAGGACTGATCGGCGGGTTTGCTGGAGCGATAGTCATTAGTCTGATCGTATATTACTGGAAATTTCCGCATCTGCCTATTCACCATTTCCTGATCATCCCCGTACTCTGTTCGCTGTTTGGCCAACTGGGTGATCTGGTGGAGTCGATGTGGAAACGGTCGCTTGGGCTGAAAGATTCGTCAGCGATCATCCCGGGGCATGGCGGCGTACTGGACCGATTTGATTCACTCCTCTTTGCCGCGCCGGTGCTCTACTATTATTCGCATCTCTTCCTGAAATGA